A single region of the Ursus arctos isolate Adak ecotype North America unplaced genomic scaffold, UrsArc2.0 scaffold_10, whole genome shotgun sequence genome encodes:
- the LOC113251387 gene encoding protocadherin-8 isoform X1 encodes MSPGRRGGSPCLFPLQLFSLCWVLSVTQSKTVRYSTFEEDAPGTVIGTLAEDLHMKVSGDTSFRLMKQFNSSLLRVREGDGQLTVGDAGLDRERLCGQAPQCVLAFDVVSFSQEQFRLVHVEVEVRDINDHAPRFPRAQIPVEVSEGAAVGTRIPLEVPVDEDVGANGLQSVRLAEPHSPFRVELQTRADGAQCADLVLLQELDRESQASYSLELVAQDGGRPPRSATAALSVRVLDANDHSPAFPQGAVAEVELAEDAPVGSLLLDLDAADPDEGPNGDVVFAFGARTPPEARRLFRLDPRSGRLTLAGPVDYERQDTYELDVRAQDRSPGPRASTCKVIVRIRDVNDNAPDITITPLAAPSAPAASPFAAAAAALGGADATSPTGPGTPEAGAISLVPEGAARESLVALVSTSDRDSGANGQVRCALYGHEHFRLQPAYAGSYLVVTAASLDRERIAEYNLTLVAEDRGAPPLRTVRPYTVRVSDENDNAPLFTRPVYEVSVRENNPPGAYLATVAARDPDLGRNGQVTYRLLEAEVGRAGGSVSTYVSVDPATGAIYALRSFDYETLRQLDVRIQASDGGSPQLSSSALVQVRVLDQNDHAPVLVHPAPANGTLEVAVPGRTARDTAVARVQARDADDGANGELAFELLQQEPREAFTIGRRTGEIVLTDDLSQEPPGRVFRALLVISDGGRPPLSTTATVSFVVTAGGGRGLVAPASAGSPERSRPPGSRLAASGPALQWDTPLIVIIVLAGSCTLLLAAIIAIATTCNRRKKEVRKGGARREERPGAAGGGASAPGSPEEAARGAGPRPNMFDVLTFPGSGKAPFGSPAADPPPPAVAAAEVPGSEGGSATGESSCHFEGQQRLRGAHAEPYGASPGFGKEPAPPVAVWKGHSFNTISGREAEKFSGKDSGKGDSDFNDSDSDISGDALKKDLINHMQSGLWACTAECKILGHSDRCWSPSCGGPNTHPPPHPPAQMSTFCKSTSLPRDPLRRDNYYQAQLPKTVGLQSVYEKVLHRDYDRTVTLLSPPRPGRLPDLQEIGVPLYQSPPGRYLSPKKEANENV; translated from the exons ATGAGTCCAGGGAGGCGCGGGGGCAGCCCCTGCCTTTTCCCTTTACAGCTCTTCAGCCTCTGTTGGGTGCTCTCAGTGACCCAGAGCAAGACAGTGCGATACAGCACCTTCGAAGAGGATGCCCCTGGCACGGTCATCGGAACCCTGGCTGAGGACCTGCATATGAAAGTATCCGGAGACACAAGCTTCCGCCTGATGAAGCAGTTCAACAGCTCGCTGCTCCGGGTGCGCGAGGGCGACGGGCAGCTGACCGTCGGGGACGCGGGCCTGGACCGGGAGCGGCTGTGCGGCCAGGCGCCACAGTGCGTGCTGGCCTTCGACGTGGTCAGCTTCTCGCAGGAGCAGTTCCGGCTGGTGCACGTGGAAGTGGAGGTGAGGGACATCAACGACCACGCTCCGCGCTTCCCCCGGGCCCAGATCCCCGTGGAGGTGTCCGAGGGCGCGGCCGTGGGCACGCGCATCCCGTTGGAGGTGCCTGTGGACGAGGACGTGGGGGCCAACGGGCTGCAGAGCGTGCGCCTGGCCGAGCCTCACAGCCCCTTCCGCGTGGAACTGCAGACGCGCGCGGACGGCGCCCAGTGCGCGGACCTGGTGCTGCTACAGGAGCTGGACCGCGAGAGCCAGGCCTCCTACAGCCTGGAGCTGGTGGCCCAGGACGGCGGCCGCCCGCCGCGCTCTGCCACGGCCGCCCTCAGCGTGCGAGTGCTGGACGCCAACGACCACAGTCCGGCCTTCCCGCAGGGCGCGGTGGCCGAAGTGGAGCTGGCGGAGGACGCTCccgtgggctccctgctgctcGACCTGGACGCGGCGGACCCCGACGAGGGCCCCAACGGCGACGTGGTGTTCGCCTTCGGTGCCCGCACCCCGCCCGAGGCGCGCCGCCTCTTCCGCCTGGACCCGCGCTCGGGCCGCCTCACCCTGGCAGGACCAGTGGACTACGAGCGCCAGGACACCTATGAGCTGGACGTGCGGGCCCAGGACCGCAGTCCCGGGCCCCGGGCCTCCACCTGCAAGGTCATCGTGCGCATCCGCGACGTCAATGACAACGCTCCGGATATCACCATCACCCCGCTGGCCGCCCCGAGCGCACCTGCTGCCTCTCccttcgccgccgccgccgccgctctcGGGGGTGCGGACGCGACCTCGCCGACCGGGCCCGGGACGCCTGAAGCCGGCGCCATCTCGCTGGTGCCAGAGGGGGCAGCGCGCGAGAGCCTGGTGGCGCTGGTCAGCACCTCGGACAGAGACTCGGGCGCCAACGGGCAGGTGCGCTGCGCCCTCTACGGGCACGAGCACTTTCGGCTGCAGCCGGCCTACGCGGGCAGCTACCTGGTCGTGACCGCGGCGTCGCTGGACCGCGAGCGCATCGCCGAGTACAACCTGACGCTGGTGGCCGAGGACCGCGGCGCGCCCCCACTACGCACCGTGCGACCTTACACGGTGCGCGTGAGTGATGAGAACGACAACGCGCCACTCTTCACACGGCCGGTCTACGAAGTGTCGGTGCGTGAGAACAACCCGCCGGGCGCCTACTTGGCCACGGTGGCGGCCCGGGACCCCGACCTGGGCCGCAACGGCCAGGTCACCTACCGGCTGCTGGAGGCAGAAGTAGGCCGCGCCGGGGGCTCGGTGTCCACCTACGTGTCGGTGGACCCGGCCACCGGGGCCATCTACGCGCTGCGCAGCTTCGACTATGAGACGCTGCGCCAGCTCGACGTGCGCATCCAGGCGAGCGACGGTGGCTCCCCTCAGCTCTCCAGCAGCGCCCTGGTGCAGGTACGGGTACTGGACCAGAACGACCACGCACCGGTCCTGGTGCATCCGGCGCCGGCCAACGGGACCCTGGAAGTGGCTGTCCCCGGGCGCACGGCAAGGGACACTGCCGTGGCGCGCGTGCAGGCCCGGGACGCGGACGATGGTGCCAACGGGGAGCTGGCATTTGAGCTGCTGCAGCAGGAGCCGAGAGAAGCCTTCACCATCGGCCGCCGCACGGGGGAGATCGTGCTCACAGACGACCTCTCGCAGGAGCCGCCGGGTCGCGTGTTCCGGGCCCTGCTGGTCATATCCGACGGCGGCCGCCCCCCGCTCTCCACCACTGCCACCGTCAGCTTCGTGGTGACAGCAGGCGGCGGGCGGGGGCTGGTGGCGCCCGCCAGTGCGGGGAGCCCGGAGCGTTCTCGCCCGCCCGGCTCTCGACTCGCGGCGTCGGGGCCGGCGCTACAATGGGACACGCCGCTGATCGTCATCATCGTGTTGGCCGGGAGCTGCACGCTGCTGCTGGCCGCCATCATCGCCATCGCCACCACCTGCAACCGCCGCAAGAAGGAGGTGCGCAAAGGGGGGGCCCGCCGGGAAGAGCGGcccggggcggcgggcggcggagCCTCGGCTCCCGGCTCCCCGGAGGAGGCTGCCCGGGGAGCCGGGCCCAGGCCCAACATGTTCGACGTGCTCACCTTCCCTGGCAGCGGAAAAGCGCCCTTTGGCAGCCCCGCGGCCGACCCGCCCCCGCCCGCGGTCGCCGCGGCCGAAGTGCCGGGCTCGGAGGGCGGCAGCGCCACCGGGGAAAGCTCCTGTCACTTCGAGGGGCAGCAGCGGCTCCGCGGCGCGCACGCCGAG CCCTACGGTGCTTCCCCCGGCTTCGGAAAGGAGCCGGCGCCCCCTGTGGCGGTCTGGAAAGGACACTCTTTCAACACCATCTCTGGCCGAGAAGCGGAGAAGTTCAGCGGCAAAGACAGCGGCAAAGGGGATAGTGATTTCAACGACAGCGATTCCGACATCAGCGGGGACGCTCTGAAAAAGGATCTCATCAACCACATGCAGAGTG GACTGTGGGCGTGCACCGCTGAGTGTAAGATCCTGGGCCACTCTGACCGCTGCTGGAGCCCGTCATGCGGAGGACCCAACACGCATCCCCCGCCTCACCCACCAGCCCAGATGTCTACCTTCTGTAAGAGCACTTCCCTGCCTCGGGATCCTCTGCGCAGGGACAATTACTACCAGGCCCAGCTGCCCAAGACAGTGGGGCTGCAGAGCGTCTATGAGAAAGTGCTACACAGGGACTATGACAGGACAGTcaccctgctctcccctccccgtCCAGGGAGGCTCCCAGACCTGCAGGAGATCGGGGTACCCCTCTATCAGTCCCCCCCTGGCAGGTACCTGTCCCCAAAGAAGGAAGCCAATGAAAATGTGTAA
- the LOC113251387 gene encoding protocadherin-8 isoform X2, which yields MSPGRRGGSPCLFPLQLFSLCWVLSVTQSKTVRYSTFEEDAPGTVIGTLAEDLHMKVSGDTSFRLMKQFNSSLLRVREGDGQLTVGDAGLDRERLCGQAPQCVLAFDVVSFSQEQFRLVHVEVEVRDINDHAPRFPRAQIPVEVSEGAAVGTRIPLEVPVDEDVGANGLQSVRLAEPHSPFRVELQTRADGAQCADLVLLQELDRESQASYSLELVAQDGGRPPRSATAALSVRVLDANDHSPAFPQGAVAEVELAEDAPVGSLLLDLDAADPDEGPNGDVVFAFGARTPPEARRLFRLDPRSGRLTLAGPVDYERQDTYELDVRAQDRSPGPRASTCKVIVRIRDVNDNAPDITITPLAAPSAPAASPFAAAAAALGGADATSPTGPGTPEAGAISLVPEGAARESLVALVSTSDRDSGANGQVRCALYGHEHFRLQPAYAGSYLVVTAASLDRERIAEYNLTLVAEDRGAPPLRTVRPYTVRVSDENDNAPLFTRPVYEVSVRENNPPGAYLATVAARDPDLGRNGQVTYRLLEAEVGRAGGSVSTYVSVDPATGAIYALRSFDYETLRQLDVRIQASDGGSPQLSSSALVQVRVLDQNDHAPVLVHPAPANGTLEVAVPGRTARDTAVARVQARDADDGANGELAFELLQQEPREAFTIGRRTGEIVLTDDLSQEPPGRVFRALLVISDGGRPPLSTTATVSFVVTAGGGRGLVAPASAGSPERSRPPGSRLAASGPALQWDTPLIVIIVLAGSCTLLLAAIIAIATTCNRRKKEPYGASPGFGKEPAPPVAVWKGHSFNTISGREAEKFSGKDSGKGDSDFNDSDSDISGDALKKDLINHMQSGLWACTAECKILGHSDRCWSPSCGGPNTHPPPHPPAQMSTFCKSTSLPRDPLRRDNYYQAQLPKTVGLQSVYEKVLHRDYDRTVTLLSPPRPGRLPDLQEIGVPLYQSPPGRYLSPKKEANENV from the exons ATGAGTCCAGGGAGGCGCGGGGGCAGCCCCTGCCTTTTCCCTTTACAGCTCTTCAGCCTCTGTTGGGTGCTCTCAGTGACCCAGAGCAAGACAGTGCGATACAGCACCTTCGAAGAGGATGCCCCTGGCACGGTCATCGGAACCCTGGCTGAGGACCTGCATATGAAAGTATCCGGAGACACAAGCTTCCGCCTGATGAAGCAGTTCAACAGCTCGCTGCTCCGGGTGCGCGAGGGCGACGGGCAGCTGACCGTCGGGGACGCGGGCCTGGACCGGGAGCGGCTGTGCGGCCAGGCGCCACAGTGCGTGCTGGCCTTCGACGTGGTCAGCTTCTCGCAGGAGCAGTTCCGGCTGGTGCACGTGGAAGTGGAGGTGAGGGACATCAACGACCACGCTCCGCGCTTCCCCCGGGCCCAGATCCCCGTGGAGGTGTCCGAGGGCGCGGCCGTGGGCACGCGCATCCCGTTGGAGGTGCCTGTGGACGAGGACGTGGGGGCCAACGGGCTGCAGAGCGTGCGCCTGGCCGAGCCTCACAGCCCCTTCCGCGTGGAACTGCAGACGCGCGCGGACGGCGCCCAGTGCGCGGACCTGGTGCTGCTACAGGAGCTGGACCGCGAGAGCCAGGCCTCCTACAGCCTGGAGCTGGTGGCCCAGGACGGCGGCCGCCCGCCGCGCTCTGCCACGGCCGCCCTCAGCGTGCGAGTGCTGGACGCCAACGACCACAGTCCGGCCTTCCCGCAGGGCGCGGTGGCCGAAGTGGAGCTGGCGGAGGACGCTCccgtgggctccctgctgctcGACCTGGACGCGGCGGACCCCGACGAGGGCCCCAACGGCGACGTGGTGTTCGCCTTCGGTGCCCGCACCCCGCCCGAGGCGCGCCGCCTCTTCCGCCTGGACCCGCGCTCGGGCCGCCTCACCCTGGCAGGACCAGTGGACTACGAGCGCCAGGACACCTATGAGCTGGACGTGCGGGCCCAGGACCGCAGTCCCGGGCCCCGGGCCTCCACCTGCAAGGTCATCGTGCGCATCCGCGACGTCAATGACAACGCTCCGGATATCACCATCACCCCGCTGGCCGCCCCGAGCGCACCTGCTGCCTCTCccttcgccgccgccgccgccgctctcGGGGGTGCGGACGCGACCTCGCCGACCGGGCCCGGGACGCCTGAAGCCGGCGCCATCTCGCTGGTGCCAGAGGGGGCAGCGCGCGAGAGCCTGGTGGCGCTGGTCAGCACCTCGGACAGAGACTCGGGCGCCAACGGGCAGGTGCGCTGCGCCCTCTACGGGCACGAGCACTTTCGGCTGCAGCCGGCCTACGCGGGCAGCTACCTGGTCGTGACCGCGGCGTCGCTGGACCGCGAGCGCATCGCCGAGTACAACCTGACGCTGGTGGCCGAGGACCGCGGCGCGCCCCCACTACGCACCGTGCGACCTTACACGGTGCGCGTGAGTGATGAGAACGACAACGCGCCACTCTTCACACGGCCGGTCTACGAAGTGTCGGTGCGTGAGAACAACCCGCCGGGCGCCTACTTGGCCACGGTGGCGGCCCGGGACCCCGACCTGGGCCGCAACGGCCAGGTCACCTACCGGCTGCTGGAGGCAGAAGTAGGCCGCGCCGGGGGCTCGGTGTCCACCTACGTGTCGGTGGACCCGGCCACCGGGGCCATCTACGCGCTGCGCAGCTTCGACTATGAGACGCTGCGCCAGCTCGACGTGCGCATCCAGGCGAGCGACGGTGGCTCCCCTCAGCTCTCCAGCAGCGCCCTGGTGCAGGTACGGGTACTGGACCAGAACGACCACGCACCGGTCCTGGTGCATCCGGCGCCGGCCAACGGGACCCTGGAAGTGGCTGTCCCCGGGCGCACGGCAAGGGACACTGCCGTGGCGCGCGTGCAGGCCCGGGACGCGGACGATGGTGCCAACGGGGAGCTGGCATTTGAGCTGCTGCAGCAGGAGCCGAGAGAAGCCTTCACCATCGGCCGCCGCACGGGGGAGATCGTGCTCACAGACGACCTCTCGCAGGAGCCGCCGGGTCGCGTGTTCCGGGCCCTGCTGGTCATATCCGACGGCGGCCGCCCCCCGCTCTCCACCACTGCCACCGTCAGCTTCGTGGTGACAGCAGGCGGCGGGCGGGGGCTGGTGGCGCCCGCCAGTGCGGGGAGCCCGGAGCGTTCTCGCCCGCCCGGCTCTCGACTCGCGGCGTCGGGGCCGGCGCTACAATGGGACACGCCGCTGATCGTCATCATCGTGTTGGCCGGGAGCTGCACGCTGCTGCTGGCCGCCATCATCGCCATCGCCACCACCTGCAACCGCCGCAAGAAGGAG CCCTACGGTGCTTCCCCCGGCTTCGGAAAGGAGCCGGCGCCCCCTGTGGCGGTCTGGAAAGGACACTCTTTCAACACCATCTCTGGCCGAGAAGCGGAGAAGTTCAGCGGCAAAGACAGCGGCAAAGGGGATAGTGATTTCAACGACAGCGATTCCGACATCAGCGGGGACGCTCTGAAAAAGGATCTCATCAACCACATGCAGAGTG GACTGTGGGCGTGCACCGCTGAGTGTAAGATCCTGGGCCACTCTGACCGCTGCTGGAGCCCGTCATGCGGAGGACCCAACACGCATCCCCCGCCTCACCCACCAGCCCAGATGTCTACCTTCTGTAAGAGCACTTCCCTGCCTCGGGATCCTCTGCGCAGGGACAATTACTACCAGGCCCAGCTGCCCAAGACAGTGGGGCTGCAGAGCGTCTATGAGAAAGTGCTACACAGGGACTATGACAGGACAGTcaccctgctctcccctccccgtCCAGGGAGGCTCCCAGACCTGCAGGAGATCGGGGTACCCCTCTATCAGTCCCCCCCTGGCAGGTACCTGTCCCCAAAGAAGGAAGCCAATGAAAATGTGTAA